The segment ACCTTTTTAAACACACTGCTATCATTATGAGCCTAAATGTGGGTCTTAATGGCAGGTCTTGATGGCTTCAGCTCTTCATTTGAATTACTAATTAAGTGTCTTAATATCTTTGaatcacattcattcatttttaatggattAAAGTGTTAAGAAAGAAAGTGACGTTGAGGTAATGAAAATAACCCCTTCATAGATGTAAACTGACACTAATTTCTTCCTCTCACGGTGTGCACGTCATCATCTTGTCACTCATCTCGATTCATTGATTTTGTCAGCTGTGTTTCCGCCTTCTTCTTCACGCTCCCAATCAATTTATTTAAGTTtatcaaacctgaaaaacaccGGAATGATACTTTCTGCTTATAGCGATGCACATTATATGTCACCTGTAGTCGTAAATTAATCTTTAGAAGAAAGAAGATCAGTTTGGAAATCAGAGATCCATCGGAGAGTTTTGAGGACGCGAGGCGCGCGTGAGGCGGACGGAGCTCACCTGAGAGTCGCGGCGCGTCCTCGCGGGTCAGACCCGGGCGCACTGGTCAGGGAGGCGGTTTTTTTTGGATGGGGGTCGGAGGACCGCGCGCActtcttcttatttttgtaAAGCTGCATTTGGGGAGTGACGGGGGGTTGGTCATGGTTAAAAAGGTAACGCCTACAAAATTGTTCAAGGCCGTGAGAGGATTATGTGACTATTTAAAATTCAATTTGATTCCACTATCACTAGATGGCCTTTGACACACGCTTCTGTATACAAAGGGACTGGTCCTGTGTATGGTTTTATGATTGCTTGAATCCTgtgatattttttgtttgattttgtggTGGCCGCTAGGGGCGCTAAGCACCAGGTAGAACAGGTGAAACCACACGGGCGTCAATGTCAGGTGATACAGCAGGAAGAGACGTTACCAATGTTTGAAACACGAGGGAATTCATTTTCAACACCAATACAAATGGGTCAGTGTATTAAAGTAGTGCTACTTTGTTAAATGAATGACTTTATTAACGTTTGATTAACAAATCACCAATAAAACCGTTAAGCATATAATGCACAGTACATGTTTTTAACCTGTtaagtgtgtctgtgcgtgcgtgtgtgtgtgtagagagagaATAAGAGACCAGCTGAGGTAAAGGAGGAACAAATTctgcctttcaaaataaaacacctctCATGGTAACTTAAGACATGTTGACAAAATGCACAGAGTAAGTTTACTTCGTGAACATGTACATTTTAcagcaaatataaaaatataattcataCGTATATGAATGGtaaatactttttacttttaacttgGACATGTCGATGTTATTAACTGTGGGATGAAAATTACTTAAAAttgaatctttaaaaaatatggCGTCTTCAAAGACCGCTTAATGTTTTTATTCGCTTCACTCCACATCGCGAACTTCctggttttactttgaaaagccCGCCGGAAGCAGGTGCAGCTTACGGTCGGCTCGGTGTCGGTGCGGCGGAGACGAAGCCGAACCTCGGCTCGACTTTTTGTTCAGTTTTAACGAGTCCCACGCGGATGAGAAGCCGTCAAAGCGCCGCAGCCGCCGGACCACCGGCAGAAAGCCGCCTTCCTCTGCCCAGAAACCGGTGACACATCCGGGACGGACGCGTTGAGGCCACCGGTGAGTTTCTACGTTAGAAAAACACGTTGTTTTAACGTAGAAATCATTGCGACTAACGACTTAAATGCGCTAAATGACTAGTTAACGTGAGATGGAGAATTAAGGAGTTTTTCTTCGCTGGATCACGTTAACTTTAATACTTTTGACATCTGTgttatcacttttttttattgttgtcataAACGACGAATGTACCAATAACGTAACGATATATTGTACACTTATTTTAACACCCGTAATTTAAATCAATAACTTAGTTAAAGTTACAagtcatctttttattttattttaacacttcAAGTAACATTCTGTAGAAATCACTTAAATATTCCTCTTGTGACTTAGAATGTTATTTAGTTGACATGTTGAATAGTCTTTAAATCCATACACTTGTACTGTAAATGTTTCcatgtccctccctcctctgatcCTGGAGTTGTGATCTATGAACATTGATCCATGTTCTGTTCACACCGGGGTGTCGGTGGCGGTGTCCCGAGCAGGCCCGGCCCGTCCAGCTGCCCTCTTTTGTCTCGGGGCCACACACAAGCTGATTAGCATCCCCCGTCCCGTCAGAGCATCTGTCCCCACAGACGCCGCCATTGTCCCCCACGTTGAACTGGAAAGTTtgcccccttttttaaaatgtatttttttggcCCAACTGTCCCCCCTCATATTCAAAGCCCATTGACATCCACACGCAAATGTTGACCTAAAACCTGGGGAAAGTACTGtctgggtcggggggggggggttgttgtccTGTACAACATCATGACCTGATATTTAAATGAAGCTTTTCTAAACCTGAATCATACATGACAATCGACGCTTTGCGTAAATCCCCCttttaactttgttttaaaaagtgtccTAATTCAGATTTTAACTAAACAACCTGTAGTGAGACCACCCGATTGGCTCAATctgcctcttctcttcttcctgaaTCACCAGTGCACACTGAGGTCATTGTCTCAACGCCCTCCGTCCGACCAACGCGCACGTCCACGCTGCAGTTTGACGTGTCAGGCGGGCCGCTCGCTGACGCCTCACAGCCTTTGTCTACGTCCGTTGCCACGGAGAACTAGGttagttcagtgtgtgtgtgtgtcgccctgGACGTATTTCCTCTTCAGGGCCGGTGTGAATAACAACCCACGGGTGGAGTTAAACCCTCCGTTTGGTGAGCTGCTCTGTGGGCGAAGATCAAAGTTTTGGCCCAATGGGGGATACGGTATGCTGTGTGGGCACAGCCCACGGGGTCAGACCTAATACCCTTTAACTTGGAGCCGTACGTCTCTCACTGAACTCTTGACTCCTGGAGGAACATGCAAAGATTGGACTTGTTGTTCCTGTCGGTTTTAGCTACTTGACGAAACCaaggagcaacaacaacaacaacaacaataaagggAATTTGCTCTGATGCCCTTTCGGCTGAGAAAGTGTTCAAAGGGGCATTCCAGATATCCAGCTGAGTATCTGTGTCCGTCAGACCGGTTACCATGGTGACCTTCCCCGGTTACAAGCGGCCGGAGGCCTCGGGTGACGTTAGTGAGACCTGTGGTTTACCTGTGCGTCGCCTCCCCGGATGAATAATTCACACGTTTTATATCAGCTGAGGGTTCAAGTCCCGGTCAGACTGGTTGTGCACTTCCTCCGTGGCGCTGACCTGTCTATATAAGATGTATCTGTATTTATATGGTTATTTACAGAAAGGAAACTCGTATGTCGACAATACAAAGAATTTGAATGAACTATTTACTCGGATGATGTCGTGATTTACTCGTTGCCGCGGCGATGCCATCAAAGCGCGGTggaagcctgcactgcattaaGCTTGCGCGCCGTTGACTGGAAGCGGCGAGCAGCACGTGAGCGATGACGCCAGCGTCGAGGGGGCTCAGCCGCGTGAGTAGAAGGGACCCCCACAGAAGGGCGGTTGTTGTGAAGGAGTGAAGTCACTTTGGAAGTGGTCCTCTTCATCGGGCCAGCAGTGAatggctctctgtcctcctgcaggtcgCTGCCCGTGGTCATCGCCGCTGGGGGGCTGCTGGGAGGGCGAAGGTCCTCTTTGATACGTGGACCTACAAATGTCTTTGACCCACTAAACACAACagtgtccgcccccccccccccccccccctgctgagtgtgtgtttctcagcaCGTTGTGATGCAGAGTAACGATTTCCATCTTCATACCACATCCTGGCCTCCGATGCCATTGGACGTTATCGACTCTGTCATTTTTGTTTCCTGTCATTTTGCTCTTCAAAGTGCCCGTCAAAAGAGGAAACCTGCTGCTCCAGATTTCAGACAGATgccttttcgtttttttttttaaagctgctgaTGCCTGTGAGCGTCAAAGGAAGCTTGGTACTCACTTTCCCACCAACTTAACAGAAAGGAAGGAGTTCCAGTAGCTCAGTGTGACGTGAATCCGACTGAAGCAGAGATTCCGTACATTTTACCGTTTACCTTCCTGCAGATAAAGTCTGAAGAAGGTCATGGATCATGGATTAAGCCCAACGCTCTcggccattttctttttcttcatccaaCAAATTATCCGACGCAACCATCGCTGACTTTTGACTTGCTGCCTTCCGACCTTGAACTGCGTTTCTGATCACAACCCGGTGGTCAAAGTTAATGTGCTCATCATGACGCATTACCCCGTCACACCTCACAGCCGCACTGAATTCTCAcattgtgtgcccccccccccctccccccctccccccacagagACCGTGTGGGCGCTTTGTCAGCAGTGCACAGTGTGGTGTCGAAgccttttaaatgaaaagtgaaTGTGACgattcctcctctgtgtctgcaggtgaCGTGTGTTCCCGTCCTGATGGAGGCGCTCTGAGGGTCACACTgagaggcgcccccccccccccccctccccctctgaagTCTGCCCAGATGTCTTTTCCCAGTAGTGAAAACATCTCCACCAAAGGGCCGGTGAAGTATGGAGAGCTCATCGTGCTCGGGTAAGAAGCTTAAACAGCTGCGGTTTCATCTTCTGAGGACCAACATCTGTTTGAGAAGCTTCTGTCCATTTGAGCATTGGAGCATGTTCTTCCTGTTCAGAGAGAGATCATCTTAAGGAAAGCAGGTGGACGTCTTATCTGGGGCTGGACGGCGTCCCACTGAGTCCCGTCGCTGGGCGGTTGTCCTTAAAGACGCGTCCCGGGGGACAGACGGGGGACCCACAGCTTTCTCTCCCACACAACGCGTCCTCTGTCTGGGGAAACGTGGTTGTTTTGACCCACATCGGGATCGACTAGCCTAGCATAGCATGAAGACAAAGAGGACTGGTTTGGAGACTTGTTGAAACGCACAGaatacagtttatttatttacagcgTTTCTGATCCAGTATGGACCTGAGCTGGACTTGATGAACACGGAACCCTTGTTCCACACATGTTGGTTTCTCTTCCAGAGCTCCGGGCCTTTTGTAGAGAGTTCTTATTGTTTGGGGTCAGCGCGGGTCGGACTCCAAGAATGCAGCCGACTTCCTGACTGAGCGCCTTTCACGGCGCTCACAAGGGAGCTTCTGTATTATTGCATCCAGAAGTGCAGCGAAGcaccaacaaataaataaataaataacaataataacctTTTCTGTGCCTCAGGTGCGGCGGCGacaaggagagggggaggagccgcTTCGCTCTGTGCCGCCGGAGCAAGGCCAACGGGGTGAAGCCGAGCACCGTCCACGCGTCCTGCACGCCGCAGGCCGCCAAGGTGAGCGAGCCGCGACGTCAgcgtctccccccctcccccccctctcgtttGTGACGGTGCGTCtcttgtgtgcccccccccccgccaggccGTCAGCAACAAGGAGCAGCACAGCATCTCGTACACGCTGTCCCGCGCGCAGACGGTGGTGGTGGAGTACAGCCACGACGGCGGCGTCGACATGTTCCAGGTGGGTCGCTCCACGGAGAGCCCCATCGACTTCGTGGTGACGGACGCGCCGCCCGCCGACGGCCAATCGGCTCAGAGCACCATCTCCCGCTTCGCCTGCCGCGTCGTCTGCCAGAGGGAGCCGCCCCACGCCGCGCGCATCTACGCCGCCGGCTTCGACTCCTCCAGGAACATCTTCCTCGGGGtaagacgccgccgccgccgccagaaAGGCTCCCAACTCAGGGTTCAACATCGGTTTTAACGGCGCCGCCGCGTCCTCGCAGGAGAAAGCCGCCAAGTGGAGGACGGCGGACGGTCAGATGGACGGGCTGACCACCAACGGCGTCCTGGTGATGAACCCGCGCCACGGCTTCGGCCAGGGCTCCCGACCCGGCCCGTGGAGGGAGGTGTCCGTCTGCGGCAACGTCTTCACGCTGCGGGAGACCAGGTCGTCGCCGCAGAGGGGCCAGATGGCGAGTGACCTCGAGGCGGTTCCCCTGTGTTGAACAAACCCTTTTCGACCGATGGCGGCGGTGAcgtgaagttgttttttttgtgtttttatgtgtcaggTGGAGCCCGAGTCCAACGAGCTGGCGGACGGGTCCCTCGTCGACCTGTGCGGCGCCACGCTGCTGTGGCGCACGGCGGAGGGCCTGGCGCACGCGCCCACCGCCAAGCACCTGGAGGCGCTGCGGCGGGAGCTGAACGCCGGGCGGCCGCAGTGCCCCGTGGGCCTCAACACGCTGGCCTTCCCCAGCATGCGGCGCAGGGACGTGGTGGACGAGAGGCAGCCCTGGGCCTACCTGCGCTGCGGCCACGTGCACGGCTACCACggctggggggggcggcgcgaCCCCGAGGTGGCGGCGGCGTGCCCGGAGAGGGAGTGCCCCATGTGCCGCACGCGGGGCCCCTACAAGCCGCTGTGGCTGGGCTGCGAGGCGGGCTTCTACGTGGACGCCGAGCCGCCCACGCACGCCTTCGCCCCCTGCGGCCACGTCTGCTCGGAGAAGACGGCGGCGTACTGGGGCCGGGTCCCGCTGCCGCACGGCACGCACGCCTTCCACGCCGCCTGCCCGTTCTGCGTGGAGCCGCTGGGCGCCGGGGCCGGCTGCGTCCGGCTCATCTTCCAGAGCCCGCTGGACTAGAGGCCGCCTCGGGCTTCAAAGCGACACTCTACTCTCTGGCGGGTTTTTCCCCTCTTGACTTAATTTAACTTAATTATTTTGAGCATTACGAATTGATTGTGTTgccatttttggggggaaatcaGAAATGCTTCATGCAGCGTTATCCTCCTCTAGGGTTTCTCCCTGGACCCTCGTGTTCTATTTATTCCTTTTCAATGTCCTCTTTTATAAATCAACGCGGAATTCAACAGCTGATTCCTGTCTCGCCTTTTCTTAAAGAGCCACAGAGACGTGAGTcgatccacttcctgtttctaaaGGCAGATGCTCACATGATTCATAACTTATTTCTGTATTTGATCCTTTTTCACCAAAATCAAGTGACCTTTCTTGTTAACactgttttgttgaattggcaGGGACTGTATTTTGTTCTCTTAAAACAAGCTTTTATCATGACTTTaccaaaatatattatttttgaaacattttaggCTGCTGTCCAGTGACAAAAGATACAAAAGTACAAAGTCAACGCTTCATGTTGCCAAAGTGCTTTTAAAGTTATACTTGCAGAAATGGGTTTACATATACACGTGAATCTAGCTTTGCATGGGTAATACAAGAGGGAACTATACAATAGTTAGTTAATATCAGTATCTTAAAACTTTTAGGTGTTTGCTCAATTGACCAGATTATCGTGATGATCCAAGAAGGGGTTATTGATCTTTCCTCCAGCGCTGCCATGAGGCCAGATTgtctcatttaaaaatgtaatattttgtttttcaaaaaatgttgCTCTATTTTTAGTATTTCAAACCGATAAAtcggcttttttttaaaaaaaaatcaaattatgTTTTAgccaaaataaaatggaaaaagtcaggtaaaaaaaagatcaatattaagttgaaaaatgttttttttttttttttttaatactaggTCAAAATATGAATTGAAAATTAAGTCAAATGTTTCGaacaaatttttatttttatatttggtcgaaaaatgtcatgggaaaaaaaagaaaaatattaggtcaaaaacatttttgaaaaataaagtcaaacCATTTTAGgctagaaaaatgtaaaataaaaaataaaaaaacttggATCCAAgacagttttgaaaaaaaaagtccaaatacgttaaatatgaagaaaaataaaaagttttaatCAGCACTTTTAAATGCTGGATGCTTCTGACCAAAACCCCTACAGCGAAGTCATCAAATACAGGAGGAAAAACGCGAGCCGGCCGGCAGGCGGCAGCAGCGAGCTTTAAACAAAGCGAAGAAGAGACGGCGGCTGCCCCGCCTCCTGCGGTGCATGATGGTCGGTGTCCTGTTCGTATCTGCCGTTCGTCCTGTTGGTTTCCTCCCGGTTCCTCCGGCGTTCCTGTGATGGTGGAGAGGAGAAGAACCGGTCGCTGTGCTTCACACAACAGGTACGGGAGCGGCTGAAGCCCCGCTGTCACCGAACTTCTGCCGGTGCGCCTCTTGTGT is part of the Pungitius pungitius chromosome 9, fPunPun2.1, whole genome shotgun sequence genome and harbors:
- the LOC119217978 gene encoding E3 ubiquitin-protein ligase pellino homolog 1-like; this encodes MSFPSSENISTKGPVKYGELIVLGCGGDKERGRSRFALCRRSKANGVKPSTVHASCTPQAAKAVSNKEQHSISYTLSRAQTVVVEYSHDGGVDMFQVGRSTESPIDFVVTDAPPADGQSAQSTISRFACRVVCQREPPHAARIYAAGFDSSRNIFLGEKAAKWRTADGQMDGLTTNGVLVMNPRHGFGQGSRPGPWREVSVCGNVFTLRETRSSPQRGQMVEPESNELADGSLVDLCGATLLWRTAEGLAHAPTAKHLEALRRELNAGRPQCPVGLNTLAFPSMRRRDVVDERQPWAYLRCGHVHGYHGWGGRRDPEVAAACPERECPMCRTRGPYKPLWLGCEAGFYVDAEPPTHAFAPCGHVCSEKTAAYWGRVPLPHGTHAFHAACPFCVEPLGAGAGCVRLIFQSPLD